GTTCCAAAATCAGACTCAGGACTATTAATGTCTACCGGTTTAAAATCATAACGATTGGATTGTTTTGCAATATCTGCCGCCAGCTTAGTTTTTCCCCAATTCTCGCTTATGTCTTTTTTATTTGTTCTGGCAAAATATTCTTTCATAACAGCCTGTGCCTCGTCATGTTTATCTATACTGCTCAAAGCCTGTGCATATCTAAAATAGTTTTCTAAACTTAAACCATTTTTAGTAGACATGATTTTAGCATAACATTTTATTGCTTCATCGTATCGCCCATTAAAGTAATAACAATCACCTAATTTGGCATAAATATCTCCGGCATTGTTTCCTTTTTCTAATTGCTGTTCATATAGCTTTATAGCTTCTATAAAAGCAAATTTGTCGTAGGCCTGATTTGCTTTATCGAGTTTTTTGTTCTGGGCATTTACACCCGTAATGCTAAATATACATACTATTAAGAGTAAAAAAGCCTTATTTATATTTTTTAAATTCATTGTACTTTGTATTAACAATTATTAGAAAAACCTAGGTGTAACTAAACGTGATTTTGATTTGTTAACCAATTCGAATCGTAAGAAAAACTCATGAGAACCTGAATTATATGCTCTTAAGCCAGACACATCATGATCGTATCCATAACCAAGCTGGATTCCGTCAGTGATTTGAAAACCTGCAAGGGCACTTGCACTTGCTCCCCAGCGGTAAGCTGCACCCAGAGTAAATTTGTCATTGATTAAAAAATTACCTGAAACGTCTACTGCTAGAGGTGCGCCCTGTACTGCTTTTACCAAAAAGGCTGGTTTAAACTTTAAATAAGGGTTAAGATCGAACACATAACCTCCCAACAGATAAAAATGTGTTTGCGTTGAATACGTTGTATTTTTTACTTCTTTGTAATATTCTGTTTTTAATAATTTTGGTGCAGATACCCCTAAATACCAGTTATGAGAATGAACATAAAAACCAACCCCTACATTTGGCGAGAACTGCGTTACGACACCACTCATCAAAGGATCATCCATATCTCTTCTGGTTAATTTGTCGTTGTCTACCGTAAAATTGTCAAACCCGCCGCTTACACCAAACGAATATTTAACATCTGTGCTTCCTAAGATCGTGTATGACAGATTAAGTGTTGCTCCGGTATTTTTTGTTGGACCAATTTGATCGTTTGCAATATTTAAACCAATACCAAACCTTTCTCCTATAGGGCTGTGAGCCGAAAAGTTCATTGTTTTGGGTGCTCCTTCAAGACCAACCCATTGTGTTCTATACAATCCTAATACACTCAATACTTCTCGTGATCCCGTATAACCAGGGTTAAAGGACATTGTATTGTACATGTATTGGGAGTACTGTGATTCTTGCTGCGCTGAGGCGCTGAAGACCCCGGCAAACAATATTAGTATTATGTGGTATATATTTTTCATTATTCACTAAATTTTAATTTTCCTTTTTTGGAATTATTGATTGTTGATATATAAGTATCCTGATTTTTCTTTTGATTTTTTACCGTCTGAATATTTCAGGATATAGAAGTAAGTTCCTGTTGGCAGCTTCTCTCCTCTGTTTACCGTTGCACGGCCATCAGAATATCCTTCAAACATTCTGTCGTTTTCATTATAACCGTTAGCTTCATATACTTTTACCCCCCATCTGTTATAGATTTCAACAGTATTATTCGGGTATTTATTAATTCCTTCAATCAAGAATTTATCGTTTTTACCGTCGCCATTAGGAGATACTGCATTGTACACTACCAGATCATCTATTTCAGCCTCTTCGTCTTTAACCAGTGCGATGGTAAACAAACCATATCCTCCAACCTGGGCGGTAATTATTTTAGAGTAGGCTTCGCCTCCTCCTGTTTCTCCAAGCTGTCCTTTTTCATTAACCCATTCATTAGCGACATCGTCCCAGCGTACGATAGCCACTTTTACGCCTTTGGTTTCTGTAAAAAATTGTGAAGGTGTAGTATCGCTGTCAAGAGTAAGACTTAAAACAATTTTTTCTGCCCCCTTATCTTGTTTTACCTCCCAGTATTCCGCGTTATTAATTTCCAGGATTGTTTTTTTATCTCTAGATTCATGGCTATGAAGCTCTGCTGAATTTTTAAGGAAATATTGTGTTGTATAAATATTATTATCTGAAGTTGCAGCATGAATTGACGGTCTGTAGAATGTCCCTGAACCTACTGGGAATTTGAATTCTTTTTTTCCTGTTTTCTGAACTTTTCCGTCAACAAAAGATTGGTCTCCTGTTTTATCATGTATTGCATTGTCTTTAAAAATTACCAAGGCACCCGGTAATTCCACACCATCAACAATACCTTTTGTAAATTCAGCTTTATTATTAACTGAGATTTCTGTTCCTAAATAAAAAGGGGTAATATCAGATGTGTTGTTAAATTCCAGATTCTGAAAATCAGATCGTTTTTTACCTTCTATATATTGATCTGCTTTACCTATAAAAAATGTTTTACCGGCAGCACTTTCTGTAAAATCTACAGTACCATCGTTGTTCCAGTTTTTAAAGATATAAACCTGACCATCATTGGTAAATGTTGCTGAATCCTGATTTTTATAATCTTCATGAACAGACAAAATAGTACCGTCTTTTACTGTAACGTTTCCTTTATTAGAAAACTGGGCATTCCCCTGCTGAGAAGCTAAAAGTCCCGCAAGAAGACAAAAACCACAAACCGATCCACTTTTAAAAAAACCTTCTGTTTTTTTTTGTTTATTCACTTTATGTAAAGTATTATTTTTCATCTCGATATAATTTTTTTGGTATAAATCACATTGTTATTTTATGATGTAAAATTACTTCGCGCCCAAAACCCAAATAACCTGTCAAAGTCATTTGAATATTAGAATAGGATTAATTAACAGCTGCCCTGTTTACACTATGTAATTGATTTTAAATACTTTAAAAACTAAACAGCTTTTAAATTAATTTTACGCTGCAAAATTCTTCCATAAGCAAATCTTAAATAGCCTATAGAAGTTTTTAGAATTACAGATTAAGACAGATTAATTGTGGGAATGTGAGATGTGAGATGTGGGAATGTGAGATATAGGAATGTGAGATGTGGGATGTAAGAAAACAGATGCGGCAGTATACCTATTGATCGTATCGATAACAGCATAAAAAAATGAGGAAGTGTGAACTTCCTCATTTAGAAAACAATTACCAAAAAGATTATTTTACTCCCCTAGAAGTAATGAAAAATAATTATACAAATATCTTTAGTCTTTAAACCTATAATTACCCTAATACGATTAATAAATATAATATTAAGGTATAAGCTTGTATTTTTTTGTCATCTAAATAAAAATATCAAGTATTGGGAATTGAGTACAAAAATTAATAATCTAAAATCTGACACTCAATACTAAAACTCTTTAATACTTAAATAAAAAACATCAAGACAAACCGCTCTGGTTCATCTTGATGTTATAAATAGACAGTAAATACCAATACATCTACTCTTATAATTTTGAAGACTGCACACCTTGTATCAGGTGTGCAGTTTTCTTCAAAAACACTTTAAAAATTATTTCATATAATCGATAGTAACACTATCTTCTGCCATAAATGTATATGAACCATTGTTTTCCGGGTGATAGGTCGCTGTAGTGCCACTTATAGTAAGTGCATTATTTTTAATTCTAACACCGTTTATATACAACTTCACTTTAGATATAGAAGATGGTGTACCCGTTAATGTAAAATCAATCTGATCTTTCGTTGCTAAAAACTCATCTACTACTTGCTGTTGAGCTGAAATCGCACTAAGATCAATCTGGTTAGATACAGATTTCTCATCTTTGTAAGTCAATTTCTTAGTTGCAGCATCAAATGTTAAACTAGTTAATGTTTCATCGTTTTTAACGATGTTCTTAATTATCTCCTTAACCTCTGTATTGTTTACAATATCTGAGAAGTTGCTTGTAACATCTCCGACAACATTGATCGTAACTGCAGCACCTTTCTCGTTTGTATACGTGTAAGTACCGTTATTGTTATTACTTAATGTAGTAACTGTTTCGTTCAGCTTAACAAGATCGTTGATGTCTATAACCTGAGTATCGCCGCTTGCATCTGTATACGTAAACTGATTGTTTATCACATCGTAGCTTACGTTTCCTTCCGTATTGTTTACAATGTTCTCGATAATTTCAGTAACCGCAGGATTATTTGCAATTTGTGAGAAGTTGTTTGTAACATCTCCGACAACATTGATCGTAACTGCAGCACCTTTCTCGTTTGTATACGTGTAA
This portion of the Flavobacterium gelatinilyticum genome encodes:
- a CDS encoding PorP/SprF family type IX secretion system membrane protein, translating into MKNIYHIILILFAGVFSASAQQESQYSQYMYNTMSFNPGYTGSREVLSVLGLYRTQWVGLEGAPKTMNFSAHSPIGERFGIGLNIANDQIGPTKNTGATLNLSYTILGSTDVKYSFGVSGGFDNFTVDNDKLTRRDMDDPLMSGVVTQFSPNVGVGFYVHSHNWYLGVSAPKLLKTEYYKEVKNTTYSTQTHFYLLGGYVFDLNPYLKFKPAFLVKAVQGAPLAVDVSGNFLINDKFTLGAAYRWGASASALAGFQITDGIQLGYGYDHDVSGLRAYNSGSHEFFLRFELVNKSKSRLVTPRFF
- a CDS encoding gliding motility-associated C-terminal domain-containing protein; the protein is MKNNTLHKVNKQKKTEGFFKSGSVCGFCLLAGLLASQQGNAQFSNKGNVTVKDGTILSVHEDYKNQDSATFTNDGQVYIFKNWNNDGTVDFTESAAGKTFFIGKADQYIEGKKRSDFQNLEFNNTSDITPFYLGTEISVNNKAEFTKGIVDGVELPGALVIFKDNAIHDKTGDQSFVDGKVQKTGKKEFKFPVGSGTFYRPSIHAATSDNNIYTTQYFLKNSAELHSHESRDKKTILEINNAEYWEVKQDKGAEKIVLSLTLDSDTTPSQFFTETKGVKVAIVRWDDVANEWVNEKGQLGETGGGEAYSKIITAQVGGYGLFTIALVKDEEAEIDDLVVYNAVSPNGDGKNDKFLIEGINKYPNNTVEIYNRWGVKVYEANGYNENDRMFEGYSDGRATVNRGEKLPTGTYFYILKYSDGKKSKEKSGYLYINNQ